A DNA window from Setaria viridis chromosome 2, Setaria_viridis_v4.0, whole genome shotgun sequence contains the following coding sequences:
- the LOC117842952 gene encoding uncharacterized protein, which yields MATTKAAMATSKMLLPVTLCFLLVLAAESKEDDNTVVVFYGTARCKINTSRIISNAPLQLVINNATIPGTGRTTSTGQIVMAVSLTSAQHLDALTSNGSGKAFLVAPPHACGAPSIPPGMAVAVEVHPTDVVSASGGLLRPMNNGGLHATTNAGGAATSHNKGAGDTVHAQMPAIAASDGLVLPDVEMVFAKVIDPFACLLLGFFVIG from the exons ATGGCAACCACCAAAGCTGCAATGGCAACCAGCAAGATGCTTCTCCCGGTCACTCTCTGCTTCCTCCTCGTGCTCGCAGCGGAGAGCAAGGAGGACGATAATACTGTCGTCGTCTTCTACGGCACAGCGCGATGCAAGATCAACACCTCCAGGATCATCAGCA ATGCTCCTTTGCAGCTGGTGATCAACAACGCCACGATCCCCGGCACCGGCAGGACGACGAGCACGGGCCAGATCGTGATGGCCGTGAGCCTGACCTCGGCACAGCATCTGGACGCCCTGACGAGCAATGGCAGCGGCAAGGCGTTCCTTGTTGCTCCTCCGCACGCCTGCGGCGCGCCAAGCATTCCTCCCGGGATGGCAGTCGCCGTGGAGGTGCACCCAACCGATGTGGTTTCCGCCTCAGGTGGGCTACTCCGTCCGATGAACAACGGCGGCCTGCATGCAACGAcgaacgccggcggcgccgccaccagccACAACAAGGGTGCCGGTGACACTGTCCATGCGCAGATGCCAGCCATCGCCGCCTCAGATGGGCTGGTCCTTCCGGACGTCGAAATGGTTTTTGCTAAAGTCATCGATCCTTTCGCTTGCCTGCTCCTAGGCTTTTTTGTAATCGGTTAA